Part of the Longimicrobium sp. genome is shown below.
GCCGGTCGTGCCGGGGTCGATGCCGCGCAGGATGGCGGCCTCGGAGTAGCCGGCGCGGTTGCGCAGCCCCAGCTCCGTGTGCACGAAGGGGGCAGCCGCCACCACGTCTGGCACGCGGCGCACGCGGGCGAGCACCTGGGGCCACTCGTCCATGCGCATCGCCTCGCCGTACGTCATCACCCAGATGTGCGGATTGACGCCCAGGATCTTGTTGCGCAGGTCGTTCTGCAGCCCCGTCATGACCGCGATCACGGTGATCAGCGCCATCACGCCCACGGACACGCCGCCAATGGCGATCAGCGTGATCAGCGAGAGGAAGCGGGTGCCGCGGCGCGACGCCAGGTAGCGCCGCCCGATGAACCACTCCAGCCCAGCCCCGCCCCGCCCCTTCGCTCTGGTCACTCCGGCCTCATGGTGGGGAAGAGAATCACGTCGCGGATGGACGGCTGGCCGGCCAGGATCATCACCAGGCGGTCCACCCCCATCCCGAAGCCGCCGGTGGGCGGCATCCCGTACTCCAGCGCGCGGATGAAGTCGTCGTCGATCGGCGGTGCCTCCTCGTCGCCGGCGCTGGCGAGGCGCTCCTGTGCCTCGAAGCGGCCGCGCTGGTCGAAGGGGTCGTTCAGCTCGCTGTACGCGTTGCACAGCTCCTTGCCCGCCACCATCAGCTCGAAGCGCTCGGTCAGCTCCGGGTTGCCGCGCTTGGGCTTCGCCAGCGGCGACATCTCGCGGGGGTAGTCGGTGATGAAGACCGGCTGGATCAGCTTCGGCTCCACCAGCTCGCCAAAGAGCTCGTCGATCAGCTTGCCGCGCCCCATCTTCGCCACCTCCGCAGGCGCCACGCCCTGCGCGCGCACCCGCTCCGCCATCTCCTCGTCCGACATCCCCTCAACGTCTACACCGCCGATGTCGCGGAGTGCGTCGTACATGGTGAGTTTCGGGTACGGAGGGGCGAAGCTAATGGTGTGTTCACGGAAGCGTACCTGCGTTCCCCCGGTCACCGTCTCCACCACGTGCAGGAGCATCTCCTCGGTGAGCCGCATCACCCCCTCGTAGTCGAGGTAGGCGGCGTAGAACTCCAGCATGGTGAACTCGGGGTTGTGGAAGCGGCTCAGCCCCTCGTTGCGGAAGTTCTTGGACATCTCGTACACGCGCTCCATCCCGCCCACGATCAGCCGCTTGAGGTACAGCTCCACCGCGATGCGCAGGAAGAGCCGCATGTCCAGCGTGTTGTGGTGCGTGATGAAGGGACGCGCCGCGGCGCCGCCGTACAGCGGCTGCAGCACCGGCGTCTCCACCTCCACGAATCCGCGCTCGTCCAGGAAACTCCGCAGCGCCCTGTTCACCCGCGCGCGCAGCACGAAGACGTCGCGCACCTCCGGGTTCACGGCCAGGTCGGCGTAGCGCTGGCGGTAGCGCGCCTCCACGTCGCTGAACCCCGAGTACACGCGCCGCTCCCCCGTATCGGCGTCGATCTCCTCCTTCCCCAGCGGCAGCGGACGGATCGCCTTGGCGAGCACGCTGAACGACGTCACGCGCAGCGACACCTCGCCGGTGCGCGTGCGAAAGAGCGTCCCC
Proteins encoded:
- the lysS gene encoding lysine--tRNA ligase, translated to GERIVAERTEKLHALRERGVEPFAYGYDPTHSATDARALFEAWEGQGGEGDGPAEPVRVAGRVVAKRVMGKSTFIHLADRTGRIQLYLRVNDLAETYPLLDLIDLSDWLGAEGTLFRTRTGEVSLRVTSFSVLAKAIRPLPLGKEEIDADTGERRVYSGFSDVEARYRQRYADLAVNPEVRDVFVLRARVNRALRSFLDERGFVEVETPVLQPLYGGAAARPFITHHNTLDMRLFLRIAVELYLKRLIVGGMERVYEMSKNFRNEGLSRFHNPEFTMLEFYAAYLDYEGVMRLTEEMLLHVVETVTGGTQVRFREHTISFAPPYPKLTMYDALRDIGGVDVEGMSDEEMAERVRAQGVAPAEVAKMGRGKLIDELFGELVEPKLIQPVFITDYPREMSPLAKPKRGNPELTERFELMVAGKELCNAYSELNDPFDQRGRFEAQERLASAGDEEAPPIDDDFIRALEYGMPPTGGFGMGVDRLVMILAGQPSIRDVILFPTMRPE